The proteins below are encoded in one region of Toxoplasma gondii ME49 chromosome IV, whole genome shotgun sequence:
- a CDS encoding hypothetical protein (encoded by transcript TGME49_301415): MRNFRLLFQRQYADGIRFTLQHARRPHSRVRNLRFREIHGEVCFQEQLLVLGKVRFMYVSERSGERLLCAPTSCLPRDFFVRLPVDPGTIFPRTADEEPKEPAEAHFYNRDLKPTTTERTRSLVASCVGTVPFECRRH, translated from the exons ATGCGCAATTTCCGTTTGCTTTTTCAAAGACAGTACGCGGACGGCATCCGCTTCACACTCCAGCATGCTCGCAGGCCCCACTCCAGAGTGCGCAACCTGAGATTCAGGGAGATTCATGGGGAAGTGTGCTTTCAAGAGCAGCTCCTTGTCCTCGGAAAGGTGCGTTTCATGTATGTGTCAGAGAGATCTGGCGAGAGGCTATTGTGCGCGCCCACCTCCTGCCTTCCGAGAGACTTTTTCGTACGTCTTCCCGTCGATCCAG GTACTATCTTTCCTCGCACAGCTGACGAAGAACCCAAGGAACCTGCGGAAGCGCATTTTTACAACCGCGACCTGAAACCCACTACTACAGAACGAACACGGTCTCTCGTTGCTTCGTGCGTCGGTACAGTTCCCTTCGAGTGCCGAAGACATTGA
- a CDS encoding hypothetical protein (encoded by transcript TGME49_301420), producing MATNFGFGGGASGCTDSVNFLAQVDTSAIDEMDPSLADGHTLVYSREVPFEIRLQETGSSLPGDVGRLEPIRVKILILGEETNPQHVRVELTSENDLFLNYTHALNEDLFRQMQERQKLMIEFGDYPSVLIKMLNSCIKEPHCFLAVLIMHTNGKARLDFIQSMEYKFIELLCLDCVQSTEEFTRRDMTFRYNALKSKLALLQARLHDIGCLLKLKSPSLLLHLQKAAQQQAHRRQQQVAAAAPIPGKLRAPGTTEGASTRFL from the exons ATGGCGACAAACTTCGGCTTTGGAGGCGGCGCCTCAGGCTGCACAGACAGCGTGAATTTCCTCGCGCAAGTCGACACAAGCGCAATCGACGAAATGGACCCGTCTCTGG CGGACGGCCACACTTTGGTGTATTCGCGAGAGGTGCCTTTCGAAATTCGACTGCAAGAAACCGGCTCGAGTCTGCCTGGAGACGTCGGCCGCCTGGAGCCCATCCGCGTGAAAATCCTCATTCTC gGAGAGGAGACCAATCCTCAGCACGTTCGCGTGGAGTTGACGAGTGAAAACGACTTGTTCCTGAACTACACCCACGC gCTCAATGAGGACCTCTTTCGGCAAATGCAAGAACGCCAGAAGTTGATGATTGAGTTTGGTGACTACCCAAGCGTTCTCATCAAAATGTTGAACTCCTGCATCAAAGAACCCCACTG CTTCCTCGCGGTTCTCATCATGCACACCAATGGCAAAGCACGTCTGGACTTCATTCAG AGCATGGAGTACAAGTTCATCGAGCTGCTTTGCCTGGACTGCGTCCAGTCGACTGAAGAATTCACTCGCCGAGACATGACCTTCCGATACAACGCACTGAAGAGCAAGCTGGCGCTTCTTCAG GCTCGGCTTCATGACATTGGTTGTCTGCTCAAACTGAAGAGCCCCTCGCTACTGCTCCACCTTCAAAAAGCCGCGCAGCAGCAGGCTCACAGACGCCAGCAGCAAGTCGCTGCCGCAGCCCCGATCCCAGGAAAATTGCGAGCTCCAGGAACCACGGAGGGCGCATCCACTCGGTTCCTCTGA